One Paracoccaceae bacterium genomic region harbors:
- a CDS encoding fatty acid desaturase family protein, which yields MGKRDYSLLGRDARRALETGLAAAAWYHSDVPRKEMKALMAREDRPAIRDTAILFGCMAAFAGLGIALWPSWWSAPFWLAYGVLYGSAMDSRWHECGHGTAFRTAWMNNALYQVASFCMVRNPVTWRWSHARHHTDTVIVGRDPEIAVMRPPEFIRLIANFLGLVDAWNGWARMALNATGRLDPEEATFIPPAEQPGVVRVARIWVAVYAATLALAWAMGSILPLMVIGLPRLYGAWHHVMTGLLQHGGLADNVTDHRLNSRTVLMNPVSRFIYWNMNYHVEHHMFPMVPYHRLPDLHARIRHDLPAPSPSIRAGFAEMWPALRRQLRNEDHFVLRDLPPTAQPYRPEFHATLAGNAG from the coding sequence CGGACTGGCGGCCGCCGCCTGGTATCATTCCGACGTGCCCCGGAAGGAAATGAAGGCGCTGATGGCGCGCGAGGACCGGCCGGCGATCCGCGACACCGCGATACTGTTCGGCTGCATGGCGGCCTTTGCGGGGCTGGGCATCGCGCTGTGGCCGTCGTGGTGGTCGGCGCCGTTCTGGCTGGCCTATGGCGTGCTGTACGGCAGCGCGATGGACAGCCGCTGGCACGAGTGCGGGCATGGCACCGCCTTCCGGACGGCCTGGATGAACAACGCGCTGTATCAGGTCGCCAGCTTCTGCATGGTGCGCAATCCGGTGACCTGGCGGTGGAGCCATGCCCGCCACCACACCGATACGGTCATCGTCGGGCGCGACCCGGAAATCGCGGTGATGCGGCCGCCGGAGTTCATCCGGCTGATCGCCAATTTCCTGGGGCTGGTCGATGCCTGGAACGGATGGGCACGGATGGCCCTGAACGCGACCGGACGCCTTGACCCCGAGGAGGCGACGTTCATTCCGCCAGCCGAACAGCCCGGGGTGGTCCGCGTCGCGCGGATCTGGGTGGCGGTCTATGCCGCCACGCTTGCCCTGGCCTGGGCCATGGGGTCGATCCTGCCGCTGATGGTGATCGGGCTGCCCCGGCTTTACGGCGCGTGGCATCACGTGATGACGGGCCTCTTGCAGCATGGCGGGCTGGCCGACAACGTGACCGACCACCGGCTGAACAGCCGCACCGTGCTGATGAACCCGGTCAGCCGGTTCATCTATTGGAACATGAACTATCACGTCGAGCATCACATGTTCCCGATGGTGCCCTATCACCGCCTGCCCGACCTGCATGCGCGCATCCGGCACGACCTGCCGGCGCCCAGCCCGTCGATCCGGGCGGGATTTGCCGAGATGTGGCCTGCGCTGCGGCGCCAGTTGCGCAACGAGGATCATTTCGTCCTGCGCGACCTGCCGCCGACCGCACAGCCCTATCGCCCGGAGTTTCACGCCACGCTTGCCGGCAACGCCGGATGA
- a CDS encoding Rieske 2Fe-2S domain-containing protein: MTQWIDACATEDIDAEDLIRFDHAGHSYAIYHSPEGRFYATDGLCTHEQVHLCDGLVLGHLIECPKHNGQFDYRTGEAKRSPVCVNLKVWPVKVEGGRVFIDIG, encoded by the coding sequence ATGACCCAGTGGATCGACGCCTGCGCCACCGAGGATATCGACGCGGAGGATCTGATCCGCTTCGACCATGCGGGGCACAGCTATGCCATTTACCATTCGCCCGAAGGCAGGTTCTATGCGACCGACGGGTTGTGCACGCATGAGCAGGTGCATCTGTGCGACGGGCTGGTGCTGGGCCATCTGATCGAATGCCCCAAGCACAACGGCCAGTTCGACTATCGCACGGGCGAGGCGAAGCGGTCGCCGGTGTGTGTGAACCTGAAGGTCTGGCCGGTGAAGGTGGAGGGCGGCCGGGTGTTCATCGACATCGGCTGA